In Flavobacteriaceae bacterium, the following proteins share a genomic window:
- a CDS encoding leucine-rich repeat domain-containing protein: MLFHLQTNAQVPVNWTNKKNVTTRNGYISKFDGGILWDSGATSKQILNEKIDGWMETIIQKAKQQKIIGFSKPQKIEFWEKIDYAIYMKKGIISISESGMIVFKTDIKCKKGDLIRIEKKEGVISYLLNGKVLYVSKKTVSTDLRVHTAFYISGTGFYKTKVSNSFKSLKNRSRTPAQLKPGDVLMTFGNGAYGKTIFLNGMNKDTYDAIEKIDNKESYYVYFNTEKMTQVDFGTSCQYLTWINKLVIDRSDKVKNYNALRFLTHLEEIYFIDGNPQLPILDLKIISQSKNLKKLVAYNFTKFNNYEMLKNFNFLEELELVNSYIKDLSFLNGMNNLKRLDISGHLNTYQGLISIGNLANLQKLDISGNEKITDLSPLYNCTNLKELVVTKSDRSFSNTELEKIKKEFPELMISERVNH; encoded by the coding sequence GTGCTATTCCATTTACAAACTAATGCACAAGTACCTGTTAACTGGACAAATAAAAAAAATGTAACTACAAGAAATGGATATATTTCCAAATTTGATGGAGGTATACTTTGGGATTCAGGTGCAACTTCAAAGCAAATACTTAATGAAAAAATAGATGGTTGGATGGAAACCATAATTCAAAAAGCAAAACAACAAAAGATTATTGGATTTTCTAAACCTCAAAAAATTGAATTTTGGGAAAAAATTGATTATGCTATTTATATGAAAAAAGGAATTATTAGTATAAGTGAATCTGGTATGATAGTATTCAAAACTGATATAAAATGTAAAAAAGGAGATTTGATTAGAATAGAGAAAAAAGAAGGTGTAATAAGCTATTTGTTAAATGGGAAAGTGCTTTACGTCTCAAAAAAAACTGTTTCTACTGATCTTCGAGTACATACGGCTTTCTATATCAGTGGAACTGGTTTTTACAAAACTAAAGTATCTAATAGTTTTAAATCTTTAAAAAATCGAAGTAGAACTCCTGCTCAACTTAAACCTGGAGACGTTTTAATGACATTCGGTAATGGAGCATATGGAAAAACCATTTTTTTAAATGGTATGAATAAAGACACCTATGATGCCATAGAAAAAATAGATAACAAAGAATCATATTATGTATATTTTAATACAGAAAAAATGACCCAGGTTGATTTTGGTACTTCATGCCAATATTTAACTTGGATAAATAAATTAGTTATTGATCGTTCAGATAAGGTGAAAAACTACAATGCATTACGTTTTTTAACTCATTTAGAAGAAATATATTTTATTGATGGTAACCCCCAACTCCCAATATTAGATTTAAAAATTATTTCACAATCAAAAAACCTAAAAAAATTAGTAGCCTATAATTTCACTAAGTTTAATAATTATGAAATGCTTAAAAACTTCAATTTTCTCGAAGAACTTGAATTGGTAAATAGCTATATTAAAGATTTAAGTTTTTTAAATGGAATGAATAATTTAAAGAGACTTGATATCTCTGGACATTTGAATACATATCAGGGCTTAATATCAATAGGGAATCTTGCTAATTTACAAAAGTTAGATATTTCTGGTAATGAGAAAATAACCGATTTAAGCCCTCTTTATAATTGTACAAATTTAAAAGAATTAGTTGTAACAAAATCTGATCGCTCATTTTCTAATACCGAACTCGAAAAAATCAAAAAAGAGTTTCCAGAATTAATGATAAGCGAACGTGTAAACCATTAA
- a CDS encoding DUF4932 domain-containing protein, with product MKDYCILIIVLFTSCNRVNTEVENNKSSKLRIEINKNIELLGFGYFIGFEGLNIENKTVEVNGEIIPKKEWHNFGYSFYEKYKSFASNENAIKSFAIADHLWLDYLIAFLLQVEEFPNAKLPETLDASYYINFSKDKNMAEAKLNATAFLDWLNKFYEEVNFDSFLSQSKPYYNKIIEEVTNAIPNATFIAEMEMFYQKRYDSYVLIPSLTIPKSMGFGIRMLEKDSSRVFNVFGALDFQEFNNIKKLKMGFNHPKKLRELSVHEFGHSFVNPEIFKLPDSLFANTKALFLSIKDNIYKQGYNTWKACVYEHFVRSGEIIIAERMGNLQTAKQLQLDYEIQRDFKYIPIILPELRKYNEGVYKTYSETIKNTMIKMSNLK from the coding sequence ATGAAAGATTATTGCATATTAATAATAGTATTATTTACTTCTTGTAATCGAGTAAATACAGAAGTAGAGAATAATAAAAGTAGCAAATTAAGAATTGAAATTAATAAAAATATAGAATTACTTGGTTTTGGATATTTTATTGGATTTGAAGGATTAAATATAGAAAATAAGACGGTAGAAGTTAATGGTGAAATAATCCCTAAAAAAGAATGGCATAATTTCGGCTATTCATTTTATGAGAAATATAAATCTTTTGCTTCGAATGAAAATGCTATAAAAAGTTTTGCAATAGCAGATCATCTTTGGCTGGATTATTTAATTGCCTTTTTATTACAAGTAGAAGAGTTCCCCAATGCAAAATTACCTGAAACTTTAGATGCTTCGTATTATATTAATTTTTCTAAAGATAAGAATATGGCTGAAGCTAAACTTAATGCTACAGCTTTCTTAGACTGGTTAAACAAATTTTATGAAGAAGTTAATTTTGATTCATTTTTATCTCAATCTAAACCATATTATAACAAAATAATAGAAGAAGTTACTAATGCAATACCCAATGCTACATTCATTGCCGAAATGGAAATGTTTTATCAAAAAAGATATGATAGCTATGTGCTAATTCCAAGTTTAACTATCCCTAAATCAATGGGATTTGGTATTCGAATGTTAGAAAAAGATTCATCAAGAGTTTTTAATGTTTTTGGCGCATTAGATTTTCAAGAGTTTAATAATATTAAAAAATTAAAAATGGGATTTAACCACCCTAAAAAATTAAGAGAATTAAGTGTGCATGAATTTGGTCATTCTTTTGTTAATCCAGAAATATTTAAACTTCCAGATAGTTTATTTGCTAATACCAAAGCATTATTTTTATCTATTAAAGATAATATATATAAACAAGGCTATAATACTTGGAAAGCTTGTGTTTATGAACACTTTGTTAGAAGCGGAGAAATAATAATAGCAGAAAGAATGGGTAATTTACAAACTGCTAAACAATTACAATTAGATTATGAAATCCAAAGAGATTTTAAATATATCCCAATAATCCTTCCTGAACTAAGAAAATATAACGAAGGCGTATATAAAACATATTCAGAAACTATTAAAAACACTATGATTAAGATGAGTAATTTAAAATAA
- a CDS encoding DUF2807 domain-containing protein has translation MFKQITIKTISIAIILLLFSLNGYAQNKITPVDTFNKVIISPHLEVVFQEGEEESVKIESINLPIDKFNAEVKDLTLHLYLDGAKITSPTKKEKKNGWKQRTSIYKGTQAKVIITYKEVNTFALRGEEKIVFKSPLEQEKCTLNIYGESQVYIKEANIDDLKVVVYGESFLEIMEGETGEQKFTVYGEGKVDALNVTSEFTKITAYGDGHFKLNAQERLKITAFGEPTILHKGNAKMKAMVIGEAHIKKLF, from the coding sequence ATGTTTAAACAAATCACAATTAAAACAATTAGCATTGCAATTATACTATTATTATTTAGCTTAAATGGTTATGCACAGAATAAGATCACTCCAGTAGATACATTTAATAAAGTTATTATTAGCCCGCATTTAGAAGTAGTATTTCAAGAAGGAGAAGAAGAATCTGTAAAGATTGAATCGATTAATTTACCAATAGATAAATTTAATGCTGAGGTAAAGGATTTAACACTTCACTTGTATTTAGATGGCGCTAAAATTACATCTCCAACTAAGAAAGAAAAGAAAAATGGTTGGAAGCAAAGAACTTCTATTTATAAGGGAACTCAAGCAAAAGTGATTATTACTTATAAAGAAGTAAATACGTTTGCTTTAAGGGGAGAAGAGAAAATTGTATTTAAAAGCCCTTTAGAACAGGAAAAATGTACTTTAAATATCTATGGAGAATCACAAGTTTATATTAAGGAAGCAAATATTGATGATTTAAAGGTAGTTGTTTATGGAGAAAGTTTTTTAGAAATTATGGAAGGAGAAACAGGAGAACAAAAGTTTACTGTTTATGGAGAAGGTAAAGTAGATGCATTAAATGTAACAAGCGAGTTTACCAAAATTACTGCCTACGGTGATGGACATTTTAAATTGAATGCACAAGAGCGTTTAAAAATAACAGCATTTGGAGAACCTACAATTTTACATAAAGGGAATGCAAAAATGAAAGCGATGGTTATTGGAGAAGCTCACATAAAGAAGTTATTTTAA
- a CDS encoding ABC transporter permease has protein sequence MIQTWFKLFFRNSKKNWLNTIINISGLTIGLTGLIIVLLYYNDEKSYDQWNSKKDTIYKVVHKFGDGQIYDSTTDPEGPKSKEVIPEILDVCSIESYYSQQILSYKDKSVYETKLVGANQNYFEFFPHPILKGSRNEILATPNSIAISSNIEKKLFGNKESLGEIVKLGREDYIVTAVYELQTPSIIEPQVLVHKIPSTSNNWGGFTNYTFYKVKEDSDIALIENKLYNVFVDNYYSRRASEKGITTKEYVDKEGSIPLLEPLEDLRLHTKGDIGLLEGKGNYLLLLIMMGLSILIIIISSINFINLSIASATQRAKEVGIKKTLGVSKTKLRLQFILEILIQGVFSLLIALVIVELLLPVFNVFFEKQLSLRNFNVLGLVVILTIIIALVIGVTSALYISNFKIINVLKGNISRSKSMVFARNLMLGLQFVISGFFFIGGLIVYAQVAYMSEKELGFSGEQILVVNFNDNQTNRVKQYNLVKTVFANNPKIASISSSFEAPGVSEDMSLDIDYLDRVVDVKFIPLDFGHLEMLQTELIEGRYLSEQFVSDTINNLIFNETAIKRLGIIDPINKIVDIDRKKFKIVGVIKDYHLSSLDKEIRPAFFTYYTGFRWIRNSMKTVQFKLNPENTQSAIAEIERFWTTKLEPGYPFSFYFLDQQYHKTHDIYRKQQTLFFILTFIVIFIALLGLFALATLTIQQRLKEVAIRKTIGATVKEIIIQLIKSFLKITLIASVILLPIVYYLMQNWLNNFAYRIEMPFWPYIIAPIVLLILVFTVVGFKAYKATKIDLIKHLKFE, from the coding sequence ATGATACAAACGTGGTTTAAATTATTTTTCAGAAATAGTAAAAAGAACTGGTTAAATACTATTATTAACATTTCGGGTTTAACCATAGGGTTAACAGGCCTTATTATTGTATTACTTTATTATAACGATGAAAAATCTTATGATCAGTGGAATTCAAAAAAAGATACCATTTACAAAGTAGTTCATAAATTTGGAGATGGTCAAATATATGACTCTACTACAGACCCAGAAGGGCCTAAATCTAAAGAAGTCATACCAGAGATTTTAGATGTTTGTAGCATAGAATCATATTATTCTCAACAAATTTTAAGTTATAAAGACAAATCTGTTTATGAAACTAAATTGGTTGGAGCTAATCAAAATTATTTTGAATTTTTCCCACATCCAATATTGAAAGGAAGCCGAAATGAAATTTTGGCTACTCCAAATTCAATAGCTATTTCATCAAATATTGAAAAGAAACTTTTCGGGAATAAAGAATCATTAGGAGAAATAGTAAAATTAGGGAGAGAAGATTATATAGTAACGGCGGTATACGAATTACAAACACCATCTATAATTGAACCTCAAGTATTAGTTCATAAAATACCATCCACAAGCAATAACTGGGGAGGTTTTACTAATTATACATTTTATAAGGTTAAAGAAGACTCAGATATAGCTTTAATAGAAAATAAACTATACAATGTTTTTGTCGATAATTATTATAGTAGAAGAGCTTCTGAAAAAGGCATTACTACAAAAGAATATGTAGATAAAGAAGGTTCTATTCCTTTATTAGAACCTTTAGAAGATTTACGATTACATACTAAGGGAGATATTGGTTTATTGGAAGGGAAGGGAAATTATTTATTGTTGTTAATTATGATGGGGTTATCTATATTAATTATAATAATTTCTAGTATTAATTTCATCAATCTTTCTATAGCATCTGCTACCCAAAGAGCAAAAGAAGTTGGAATTAAAAAGACCTTGGGTGTTTCTAAAACCAAATTACGATTACAATTTATATTAGAAATATTAATACAAGGTGTGTTTTCATTGCTTATAGCTTTGGTTATTGTAGAACTATTACTTCCAGTATTTAATGTGTTTTTTGAAAAGCAACTATCACTAAGAAATTTTAATGTATTAGGGTTAGTAGTTATTCTTACTATTATAATAGCTTTAGTTATAGGAGTCACTTCTGCATTATATATTTCAAACTTTAAAATTATTAATGTTTTAAAAGGAAATATTTCAAGAAGTAAGAGTATGGTGTTTGCAAGAAACTTAATGTTAGGGTTACAATTTGTGATTTCTGGTTTCTTCTTTATTGGAGGTTTGATAGTATATGCACAGGTGGCTTATATGAGTGAAAAAGAACTAGGGTTTTCAGGAGAGCAAATTTTAGTAGTTAATTTTAATGATAATCAAACAAATAGAGTTAAACAATATAATTTAGTAAAAACAGTATTTGCTAATAATCCTAAAATAGCATCTATATCTTCATCTTTTGAAGCACCGGGAGTAAGTGAAGATATGTCTTTAGACATTGATTACTTAGATAGAGTAGTAGATGTAAAATTTATACCATTAGATTTTGGACACCTAGAAATGTTACAAACAGAATTGATTGAGGGACGGTATCTTTCTGAACAGTTTGTATCAGATACAATTAACAATCTTATTTTTAATGAAACTGCTATTAAACGATTAGGAATTATAGATCCTATTAATAAAATAGTTGATATTGATAGAAAAAAATTCAAAATCGTTGGTGTGATTAAAGACTATCATTTATCAAGTTTAGATAAAGAGATTAGACCTGCTTTTTTTACATACTACACAGGGTTTAGATGGATTAGAAATAGTATGAAGACTGTTCAATTTAAATTAAATCCAGAAAATACTCAAAGTGCTATAGCTGAGATAGAGCGTTTTTGGACTACTAAGTTAGAACCTGGATACCCATTTTCGTTTTACTTTTTAGATCAACAATATCATAAAACACATGACATTTATAGAAAACAACAAACATTATTTTTTATACTTACTTTCATCGTTATTTTCATTGCGCTATTGGGACTATTTGCTTTAGCAACGCTCACTATTCAGCAACGCTTAAAAGAAGTAGCTATTCGTAAAACAATAGGTGCAACAGTTAAAGAAATCATTATACAGCTAATAAAGAGTTTTTTAAAAATCACACTAATTGCTTCCGTAATACTACTTCCAATTGTTTATTATTTAATGCAAAATTGGTTGAATAATTTTGCATATCGCATAGAAATGCCTTTTTGGCCATATATTATAGCGCCTATTGTCCTATTGATATTAGTATTTACTGTAGTAGGCTTCAAGGCCTATAAAGCAACAAAAATAGACCTAATCAAGCATTTAAAATTCGAATAA
- a CDS encoding HlyD family efflux transporter periplasmic adaptor subunit, with translation MDKQIKAKNKTTNKMLYIGLPVLFVLIITVLNMTRKKQINLKADTITIREVIKGDFEDVVLFNSIVEPKTSVLINVVQGGSVAEIFVESGQMIKKGTPMLSVYNPNAELTYLTRETAIVEQINNLRNIRVNIKNQQLNLNEQLLSIDNSYKNAKRKYVTDTTLYGKGIVAKNDYEISVQEYKYQSERNKAIKESVSQEKTDRAVQLSRINASIGNMQKSLELLRKNKENFILKAPIDGLLSSFNPTLGQNYNQGESIGKIDVLDGFKLEAKVDQYYISKLREQVRGNVNTDNESYDVIISKILPEVIKGQFQVELTFANDTLNADIKRGMSLQTKVYLSNNSQALLLPKGLFYQSTNGSWVFVLNSENKAVKRNVRIGRENPFYYEVLDGLGEGDKVITSSYDDFIDVEEININ, from the coding sequence ATGGACAAACAAATCAAAGCTAAAAATAAAACTACAAATAAAATGCTATATATAGGGCTTCCCGTATTATTTGTTTTAATAATCACTGTACTTAACATGACTCGTAAGAAACAAATAAACTTAAAAGCAGATACTATTACAATACGAGAGGTAATAAAAGGAGATTTTGAAGATGTTGTACTATTTAACAGTATTGTAGAACCTAAAACATCAGTATTAATTAATGTAGTGCAAGGGGGATCTGTTGCTGAAATTTTTGTGGAAAGCGGACAAATGATAAAAAAAGGAACTCCAATGTTAAGTGTTTATAATCCAAATGCAGAATTAACATACTTAACAAGAGAAACGGCTATAGTAGAGCAGATTAATAATTTGAGAAATATTAGAGTTAATATTAAAAATCAACAATTAAACCTTAATGAACAATTGTTGAGTATTGACAACTCTTATAAAAATGCAAAACGTAAATATGTAACTGACACTACCCTATACGGAAAAGGAATTGTTGCTAAAAATGATTATGAAATCTCAGTACAAGAGTACAAATACCAAAGTGAACGTAATAAAGCCATTAAAGAAAGTGTATCTCAAGAGAAAACTGATAGAGCTGTACAACTCTCTCGCATTAATGCTTCAATTGGAAACATGCAAAAAAGCTTAGAATTACTAAGAAAAAACAAAGAAAATTTTATTTTAAAAGCACCTATTGATGGTTTACTATCATCTTTTAATCCTACATTGGGTCAAAATTATAATCAGGGAGAATCTATAGGAAAAATAGATGTCTTAGATGGCTTTAAGCTTGAGGCAAAGGTAGATCAGTACTATATTTCTAAACTGAGAGAACAGGTACGAGGTAACGTAAATACAGACAACGAAAGTTATGATGTAATCATTTCTAAAATACTTCCAGAGGTCATTAAAGGACAATTTCAAGTGGAACTTACTTTTGCTAATGACACTTTAAATGCAGATATAAAACGAGGAATGTCTCTGCAAACAAAAGTATATTTATCTAATAATTCGCAAGCACTATTATTACCAAAAGGATTATTTTATCAAAGCACTAATGGTAGTTGGGTATTTGTATTGAATTCTGAAAACAAAGCTGTAAAGCGTAATGTTAGAATAGGTCGAGAAAACCCTTTTTATTATGAGGTATTAGATGGTTTAGGGGAAGGGGATAAGGTAATTACATCTAGTTATGATGATTTTATAGATGTAGAAGAAATAAATATTAATTAA
- a CDS encoding sigma-54-dependent Fis family transcriptional regulator, with product MRKKEASILLVDDDDDILFSAKISLKNHFTNIITTNNPKTIITKLAQQIDVVLLDMNYRIGFEDGKEGLYWLKQIKEISPETTVILMTAFGSVNLAVDAIKQGATDFILKPWNSEKLYSIVNAGVELARSKRKNTQLETIQEQQNKEFHQQTEHIIGASSAMNDAVKLMQKVAPTDANILILGENGTGKYVFAKEIHLQSNRKKHPFIHIDLGSLNENLFESELFGYAKGAFTDAQKDTQGRFELAKGGTIFLDEIGNIPLHLQAKLLTVIQNKKIMRLGEAIERPIDARIICATNADIHKMMDEDNFRQDLLYRINTIELHLPPLRERQEDILLLANHFLKTQANKYRKLIKTISKSASDALLNYHWPGNIRELEHIIERATIISDTNAIQMEDLHFSTKKFETNIPKTLNLEDTEKTFIKNALNKHQGNISKAAKELGLTRAALYRRLEKYKM from the coding sequence ATGCGAAAAAAGGAAGCTTCCATTTTATTAGTTGATGATGATGATGATATTTTATTTTCGGCTAAAATTAGTTTGAAAAATCATTTTACGAATATCATAACAACAAACAATCCTAAAACTATTATCACAAAACTAGCTCAGCAAATTGATGTTGTTCTTTTAGACATGAATTACCGCATTGGTTTTGAAGATGGTAAAGAAGGACTTTATTGGCTAAAACAAATTAAAGAGATAAGTCCTGAAACTACTGTAATTTTAATGACTGCTTTTGGAAGTGTTAATCTTGCTGTAGACGCTATTAAACAAGGTGCAACCGATTTTATCTTAAAACCCTGGAATAGTGAAAAACTATATTCCATTGTAAATGCTGGTGTAGAATTAGCACGCTCAAAGCGAAAAAACACACAGTTGGAGACCATACAAGAGCAGCAAAACAAGGAATTTCACCAACAAACAGAGCACATTATTGGAGCCTCTTCAGCAATGAACGATGCTGTAAAATTGATGCAAAAAGTTGCTCCTACTGATGCCAATATCTTAATACTTGGAGAAAATGGAACTGGAAAATATGTATTCGCAAAAGAGATCCATTTACAATCCAATAGAAAAAAACATCCATTTATTCATATTGACTTAGGGTCTTTAAACGAAAACTTATTTGAAAGTGAATTATTTGGATATGCTAAAGGTGCTTTTACGGATGCACAAAAAGATACTCAAGGACGATTTGAATTGGCTAAAGGTGGTACTATCTTTTTAGATGAAATAGGAAATATTCCTTTACATCTTCAAGCGAAGCTATTAACTGTAATTCAAAATAAAAAAATAATGCGTTTAGGAGAAGCTATTGAGCGTCCCATTGATGCACGTATTATCTGTGCTACTAATGCAGATATTCATAAAATGATGGATGAAGATAATTTTCGTCAAGATTTATTATACAGAATTAATACGATAGAATTACACCTCCCTCCTTTACGAGAACGTCAGGAAGATATATTGTTATTAGCCAATCATTTTTTAAAAACACAAGCAAATAAGTATCGAAAACTGATAAAAACTATTTCTAAATCAGCTTCTGATGCGTTGCTAAACTACCATTGGCCAGGTAATATTAGAGAGTTAGAGCATATTATTGAACGTGCTACTATCATTTCAGATACTAACGCGATTCAAATGGAAGATTTACATTTTTCAACAAAAAAATTTGAAACCAATATACCCAAAACACTTAACTTAGAAGATACTGAAAAAACATTCATAAAAAATGCATTGAATAAGCATCAAGGTAATATTAGTAAAGCCGCAAAAGAATTAGGATTAACAAGAGCTGCATTATATAGACGATTAGAAAAATATAAAATGTAA
- a CDS encoding AraC family transcriptional regulator, with protein MNLETIILLLISGQGLLLSIGLITSIFKKKYSNLFLGIIILVITIEILNAVAMQFQYHSRDYPFPFWILGSYWLIPSALFFFLKLNTIKLYQLRPLVWLLFIPSIVEIMIESIAFYLNIYMSVNYKLIDYTFWFVFTEVMPLLSMIIVLIVYWIDLKRFKSKLKDVIIQQYKQHLFKLNIFFILFNVFTLLWFVQGVLNYQVFLIIEVLLATMLFAIGYIGYFQPSLLEVPKSLKTKVINNEFHHYNDTIELKRLELLFEIKNIYTKPKLSLKEVAQELKLPQRYVSILINSYHNTSFRNFVNMYRVNDFKQRVKDPKETHKTLLALALESGFNSKSSFNQIFKEFTGKNPSDFLNK; from the coding sequence ATGAACTTAGAAACGATTATTTTATTATTGATTTCTGGACAAGGATTATTATTAAGTATAGGACTGATAACATCTATATTTAAAAAGAAGTATTCTAATCTTTTTTTAGGGATAATTATATTAGTTATCACTATTGAAATTTTAAATGCTGTAGCAATGCAATTTCAATACCATAGTAGAGATTATCCATTTCCATTTTGGATTTTAGGATCATATTGGTTAATCCCATCAGCATTATTTTTCTTCTTAAAACTCAATACTATTAAACTATATCAACTAAGACCATTAGTATGGCTCTTATTTATTCCTAGTATTGTAGAGATAATGATAGAATCGATTGCATTTTACCTCAATATTTATATGAGTGTTAATTATAAACTAATTGATTATACATTTTGGTTTGTATTTACAGAAGTTATGCCTTTATTAAGCATGATAATTGTATTAATTGTGTATTGGATAGATTTAAAAAGATTTAAATCAAAACTGAAAGATGTTATAATACAACAATACAAACAGCATCTGTTTAAGTTGAATATATTTTTTATACTGTTTAATGTTTTTACCTTATTGTGGTTTGTTCAGGGAGTTTTAAATTATCAAGTATTTTTGATTATTGAAGTTTTGCTAGCTACAATGTTATTTGCCATTGGATATATTGGTTATTTTCAACCATCTTTATTAGAGGTGCCTAAATCGTTAAAAACTAAGGTGATAAATAATGAATTTCATCACTATAATGATACTATAGAATTAAAACGATTAGAGCTCCTCTTTGAGATTAAAAACATATATACAAAACCCAAATTGTCTCTTAAAGAAGTAGCTCAAGAATTAAAATTACCACAGCGATATGTTTCTATTCTCATAAATTCATACCATAATACAAGCTTTCGAAATTTTGTAAATATGTATCGTGTTAATGATTTTAAGCAACGCGTTAAAGACCCTAAAGAAACTCATAAAACATTACTGGCATTAGCATTAGAATCTGGTTTTAATTCTAAATCATCATTTAATCAGATTTTTAAAGAGTTTACAGGTAAAAATCCTTCAGATTTTTTAAATAAATAA
- a CDS encoding ABC transporter ATP-binding protein, whose product MIIIKNLVKVYRTEEIETTALNKLSLEVKEGEFVSIMGTSGCGKSTLLNLIGLLDTPNDGSYLFDEEEVASYNEKQRAGLRKANIGFVFQNFNLIDELSVYENVELPLIYNKVSKSERKTRVNEILERVGIAHRAKHFPLQLSGGQQQRVAIARALVANPKLVLADEPTGNLDSKNGNEVMELLTELNVQGTTIIMVTHSSYDAQFSSRIITLKDGEIISESVNDHKIDVLVQ is encoded by the coding sequence ATGATAATAATAAAAAACCTAGTGAAAGTCTATAGGACTGAAGAAATTGAAACTACTGCACTTAATAAATTAAGTTTAGAAGTTAAAGAAGGTGAATTTGTATCTATAATGGGAACTTCTGGTTGTGGGAAATCTACGTTATTAAACCTTATAGGATTATTAGATACACCAAATGATGGAAGTTATTTGTTTGATGAAGAAGAAGTAGCATCGTATAATGAAAAGCAACGTGCAGGGTTACGCAAAGCCAATATTGGGTTTGTGTTTCAGAATTTTAATTTAATTGATGAACTTTCGGTATACGAAAACGTTGAGTTACCATTAATTTACAATAAAGTAAGTAAATCTGAACGTAAAACACGAGTAAATGAAATTTTAGAGCGTGTAGGAATTGCACATAGAGCAAAACATTTTCCATTACAATTATCGGGAGGACAGCAACAACGTGTAGCTATAGCTAGAGCATTAGTAGCTAATCCAAAATTAGTACTAGCAGATGAGCCTACGGGAAATTTAGATAGCAAAAATGGAAATGAAGTAATGGAGCTGTTAACAGAATTAAATGTGCAAGGAACAACCATTATTATGGTAACACATTCTTCTTATGATGCGCAATTTTCAAGTAGAATAATTACTCTAAAAGATGGTGAAATTATCTCAGAAAGCGTAAATGATCACAAAATAGATGTTTTAGTTCAATAA